The window AAGGGGCGCTCAGGGTCGACCACCACGAAGTCGGCGTCGTAGCCGACCCGCAGCAGGCCCTTGCGCTCGCCGAAGCCGAAGAGCTGCGCGGGCCGCGTGGCGGTCATGCTCACGACGGTCTCGAGCGGGATGCCCCGCCGCAGCGCCTCGGACACGAACAGCGGGAACATGGTGCCGCTGCCCGGGAAGCCGGCCGACGCCGACCAGATGTCCTTGTCCTTCGCGCTGAAGTGGCGCGGCACGTGGTCGGAGCCGAGCACGTCGATCCGTCCGGCGGCGATCGCGTCCCACAGGGCCTCGTTGTCGGCGGCTGTGCGCAGCGGCGGGTTCACCTTGCCACGGGACCCGATCGGCGACTCCTCGTTCAGCGTCAGGTAGTGCGGGCAGGTCTCGACGAAGAGGTTGCCGTAGTGGCTCTTCTGGCGCTCGATGGCGGCGAGCGACTCGGGGCTCGTCACGTGCACGGCGTAGGCGGATGCTCCGGTCACGCTGGCGAGGTAGCCCACGCGGCCCTCGGCCTCGGCCTCGACGTACGGCGGGCGGATCGCGTTCCAGCCGGGCAGGCCGGCGTCGGGCTCCTGCGGGGTGCGCTCACGGAGTCGCCAGACCAGTTCGATGTTCTCGGCGTGCTGGGCGATCATCCCGCCGGCCTCGGCCGCCGCCTCGAGGGCGTCGAAGAGGAACGCGTCGTCGTTGCCCGGCAGGCCGAGGTAGGCGCCCTCCTGCCCGCGGAAGTTCGTGAACACCTTGTAGCTCGACACCCCCAGGTCGGCGGCGTACGAGGGGATGCTCGTCACCTGCTCCGGCGTGACCACGCAGAAGTGGAAGCCGAAGTCGGTGTGCGCATTGGCCTGCATGACCTCGCGGGCCCCAGGGAAGACCTCCTCGTACGGCTGCGGACTCATCAGGTAGGCGATCATCGTGGTGACGCCTCCGGCCGCGGCCGAGGCGGTCTCCTTCTCGGCGTCGTCGACGGTCTTCG of the Herbiconiux flava genome contains:
- a CDS encoding dihydroorotase; its protein translation is MPDFDLSLRGGRAVLPGIGLTDADLYVKDGRIAAIVAPGTTLDAAEVVDVDGKWVLPGVVDAHVHLGQDISAPKTVDDAEKETASAAAGGVTTMIAYLMSPQPYEEVFPGAREVMQANAHTDFGFHFCVVTPEQVTSIPSYAADLGVSSYKVFTNFRGQEGAYLGLPGNDDAFLFDALEAAAEAGGMIAQHAENIELVWRLRERTPQEPDAGLPGWNAIRPPYVEAEAEGRVGYLASVTGASAYAVHVTSPESLAAIERQKSHYGNLFVETCPHYLTLNEESPIGSRGKVNPPLRTAADNEALWDAIAAGRIDVLGSDHVPRHFSAKDKDIWSASAGFPGSGTMFPLFVSEALRRGIPLETVVSMTATRPAQLFGFGERKGLLRVGYDADFVVVDPERPFEVAAASQHSGAEYSVWEGWTSSVSIQHTILAGRFTVRDGALTEVTGDYVPRRFSGRSALDALAGESTISTVGGAR